Within Candidatus Dormiibacterota bacterium, the genomic segment CGCCGTCGTCGATCCCGCTCCGGGCCTGGTCACCGGCCGCCCCGGCCTTCGCCATGCCGCTGTCCGACCAACCGTCCGCCCGCTGGGCGATGGCGAGAATGCTCTGCACCGAGGGCGCGGAGGGGAGGGCGGGCGCGCTCGGCAGGGTCACCGAGAAGCTGCCGCCGCCGCTGCTGCCGCCCGCCGAGGCGCTGGCCGAGCCCGAGGGCTGAGAGCCCGCGGTGGCGCTGAGGCTGCCGCCGTCGGCGGCGAGGGCGATGGTGGCGGAGAGCGCGCCGGCGACGGTCGCGGCCCCGGCGGCGATGAGGAGCTTGCGTGCGTTCATGTCGGTGTCCTTCGGTGGCTGCCCCACCTGGGTCCCGGCGAGAGAGGTCGCCGGGTTCGAACGGGAAGACCGCGGCCCCCCGCCGAAAAAAACAGGGCGTGCATGCCTGTGACACGTGTCGCGGCGCCGCGACAACCGTCACCGCCCTGCGACCGCCGGGGGCTTGACCCCTAGGCTGTCGATGCCTAGAGTGGCTAGGTATGGGGGATCACCGCCCCGGGCTCGGCCCGGACCTGCTGCGTGGCCATCTCGACGGCCTCCTCCTCGCCGTGCTCGCCGAGCATCCCGCCCACGGCTACGCGGTCATCGAGTCCCTTCGCGATCGCAGCCAGGGCGCATTCGACCTCGCCGAGGGCACCGTGTATCCGGCGCTGCACCGCCTCGAGCGCGACGGCCTGCTGAGCAGCCGCTGGAGCACCGAGCCGGGCCGGCCCCGCCGCGTCTACGCGCTGACCCGTCGCGGCGACCAGGCGCTCGCCGGGCATCGCGGCACCTGGCGCAGCTTCTCCCGCGCCGTCGAGCGCGTGCTCGGGGCGGGCGTCGGGTGATCGCCGGTGTGCTCGCCGAGCTCGGCCGGCTGCTGCCCGCCGGCGCGCGCCGCCGCCGGGTGCTGCTCGAGGCCGAGGACCATCTCCGCTGCGCCGTCGAGGCGGGGGTCGCCGCCGGGCTCGACCCCGCCGCGGCCGAGGCCGCCGCGGTGCGCGAATTCGGGCCGCCGGCGCTGCTGGCGAGGCGGATCCGCGAGCAGCTCGGGTGCCGCGCGGCGGCGACCGCCTCGCAGCTCGGCCTCGCCCTCCTCACCGTCCTCGGCGCGATCGCGGTGCTCCGCTTCACCGAGGTGGCCAACGACGCCGGCGCCCCGCGCTGGTGGCCCTACGAGCCGCTGCTCTCGCTCGTCACCCTGCTCGCCGTCGAGGTCGCGGCGGTGGCCGGCGCGGTCACCGCGGTCCGCCTGCTGCGGCATCGCCGCGCGGCGACAGGCTCCGCCGTTCGCG encodes:
- a CDS encoding permease prefix domain 1-containing protein, whose protein sequence is MIAGVLAELGRLLPAGARRRRVLLEAEDHLRCAVEAGVAAGLDPAAAEAAAVREFGPPALLARRIREQLGCRAAATASQLGLALLTVLGAIAVLRFTEVANDAGAPRWWPYEPLLSLVTLLAVEVAAVAGAVTAVRLLRHRRAATGSAVRGALLRGLLVAVLAGAVAALGDGVAALRHLDEVRSSPLALAVAGLGLAVLVLAAA
- a CDS encoding helix-turn-helix transcriptional regulator — its product is MGDHRPGLGPDLLRGHLDGLLLAVLAEHPAHGYAVIESLRDRSQGAFDLAEGTVYPALHRLERDGLLSSRWSTEPGRPRRVYALTRRGDQALAGHRGTWRSFSRAVERVLGAGVG